The following is a genomic window from Rutidosis leptorrhynchoides isolate AG116_Rl617_1_P2 chromosome 8, CSIRO_AGI_Rlap_v1, whole genome shotgun sequence.
TTAATGTATTTTATCAGTTTGTATGAAAGCGAATTCAGTTTTTTTAACTTAATTTTATTATTGAAGACGCTGAATCCTTGTGGATTATGtatttatttaaataaaatgtttATTTAGCTTTGTATGAAAGTAAATTTAGTGATGTATtgaacttatttatttaaatgtacTGTTTTTTAGGTTTGTATGAATGTGAAAATAGTgattatttaaaattaattatttgtttaaTGATAGTGTCTCATTGAGGATTCATTATGTTATGTATAGTTCCCTGATGAGCTACTAAAGGAATCAACAGGAGTTGTGCGCGCGTTACGTAACGAGCTTAATGAAAACAATGTGAAGGATATTGGGTTGTATGTAATGGCTGATACTACATATGGTAGTTGTTGTGTTGATGAAGTTGGTGCATCACATATAAATGCCGATTGCGTTATTCATTATGGTCATACTTGTCTCAGCCCGTGAGTCCGTTATATTCATAAATATATGGTTATTGGAATAAATGTTTTTTGGATCTTTTCATGTTTAAATCGGGTTTTTTTTCTTTGTTTTAGGACGTCAAAGCTTCCTGCTTTCTTCGTTTTTGGAAAAGCACCGATTGATGTGTCTAACTGTGCCAACCATTTGTGTAACTATGCATTATCTAGTACGAAGCCGGTCATGGTGAGTTGAGTTTTTTCACATTTTTTACATTTGACTTTTCTGTAAGAACTGATATGCTAAttctcatatttaatttttcatctATTGCTTAAATGAAATTTGAACATTAGCATATGGTATAGTTCAATTTTGATGTAATTATTGAGGGTCAAGTAAGTTAAAAACATAAAAGGATGGTATGACATATCAAGTTTTTGATTTTTCTAGAGATTCTTATGCTTTGAGGTCTTGTTACATGAAGCTTATGAAAGTAATATAAAAAAATAGTCAATTAAAAAAGTGATTTTGTAATGACTCAAATCTATATAATGCTTATTTAGTAGGACTGAATAATTCATAGATTGTGGTGAAAAGTAAATTATTTTCCGATGCATCTTTTTTAACCTCTTCATATATTTTTGATCCATTTTTGTTTGTGACTTGTGAAGGTTTTATATGGGTTGGAATATGCACATGCGTTACAAGATATTATAGAAGCATCAACACTTGAAACAAAAAATTTGTGTGGTGATACATCAAGAATTGAACTATATTACGCAGACGTTATGAGCCAATCTATGATTCCAACTGAAAGTTCTGGTAGCAGCTGTATTGCCAATGGATATTGTGGTGATGATGTAAGCAGAACATATAGGATTGGGGGATTGGTTTGGAAACTAGAAGTGGACCGCAATATGGAAGACTATTCATTGTTTTGGATTGGTCCCGATAATTCTGCTTTTGCCAATGCTGTACTCACTTTCAATGGTTGTGACATAGGTACTGTCTGCATAACTGTTTTTTAAGAATGTATAATATGAACTTGTCTGATGGTTAAGCTATAATGCATGTGTAACACTTATGTTTTCATGATTTTTATTAGATTAATGTGTTCATATATATTGGTATAGCATGATAATGATTGCTTTACAGTTCTCTTGCTGACTACTTTATCTATAATATTCATTGTTACTTTTCTTATCTGTTTGTTATTTACTATAATAGTAGATATATTATCCACTAGAGAAGAATCGGTGGCTACAAGAGGTGGGAAAATGGCTGGGTTGGGTAATCGGTCATAATGGGTAAATTATTGGTTCAGGTttccgagaggtcttgggttcgagcccgggcgtgtgCAACTTTtttctctgggtggagaaatgacttgtctttattttcggataggggaaggattgtctacatctcacctcacccatacaccacttatgtggtattgggttgtgttgttgttgttgtattggttcaGGTTGAAATGGGTTGGGTCGGGTGAGCCAATACACGAACTCCAAACTTTTTGTCTTTatccctgaaataaataatatataatatattgataCAGCTATAGATGAATGGTCTAATTCTATTACTGTGAAACAGTTTATGAGGTTTAATGCTGTTTGAGTGCACTTTGGGTAACTTTTGAATCATCTGACATGTATCCCTCTAAAAACAAGTACAACCCAATATAACCCCTCTACCCGTACACGGGTTGAAATTGCCACTTGTATCGGTAGTTATTCTTTTCATATTTGCATGACAGCTCTATTTAGTTTCCTTAAGCTCTCTGTTTGTTCTGAATTCTGATGTTATTTTTGGTGTacattcttttctttttcttcttacTAATTTGTTATATATTGTTAATGTTATTTACATTTTTATGGTGTAATTGTCTCAGTCAGATATGATGCAACAGAAAATCAATTATTAACAGACACTTCTCAACAACGAAGAATCCTCAAGCGTAGGTACTTTGCTTATCTGTATCCTTTTTCTTGTTGGGTCTGATTAGTTATTAGTTTCTTGAACAGTTATTTTTTTGGTAAATTATATGCAGATATTATCTAGTTGAGAAAGCAAAGGATGCTGGTATTGTTGGGATATTGGTTGGCACACTTGGTGTTGGTACGGTTCTATATTAGTATACACTGTTACATTATTATCCAATGCTTTTTTAATATCTAATACATGAAGATTTTTAGTTATTTATATTGGATTCTATATGCAGCTGGGTATCTTAGTATGATCCATCAAATAAAAGAGATGATTACAAAGTCAGGGAAAAAGGCTTACACACTTGTCATGGGCCGACCCAATCCTTCAAAACTTGCCAATTTTCCCGAGGTAAAGTTGACTATCTTTTTGGAATTATCTTTGTTACAGGTGTTTACCTCAAAAGTTGCAACCTTTCTGGAATGACCCGTATACCCGGACCCAAACCCGGCCCAAAAGTGCCGGGTTTCGAGTTTCTCTATCGGATACGGGTCTGTTTGCCATCCCTAAGTGTCACAACTCACGAGTGTATACATAACACATGTTATTAAATTAAATAATCTGTATTAAGATAATAGTTTTTTTTAGATGATGTTTACAGGTTTCATGACTTATACCTAATTTTGCAGTGTGATGTCTTTATTTATATTTCGTGCGCGCAAACTGCACTTTTGGATAGCAAAGAGTTCTTGGCTCCTGTTATTACTCCTTTTGAGGCTATTCTTGCATTTAAcaggtttttattttattttattattttattttttcaacTTGTTTAACATTTTTTATCTCGCTTCAAGTATTTGTAAAATCATGCAATCACATTTTGTGCAGGGGAAGCGAGTGGACTGGAAAATATGTGATGGAATTTCAAGACCTCGTTGTTTCAACCCCTTCAAATGTAGAAAATCAACGAGAAGAAGCAAGATTTTCGTTTCTTCAAGGTGGATACATCGAAGATCCTGATTCGCAAGGTATTTTCATGTTATTTGCTTCTTTTATTACTTCTTGAAGTAACAATATGTAGAAAGATCAATCAATCAATAGCTATTAATCCTCAGTTATAATCTATTCTTCTAGATAAAATGAATAAAGAGGTTTTATGGGTTAAAATAACACTTTGGATGACTTTCGGTCCTTTTGAGATCTGTACagtatatatctgtaaatgcaCAATGTACatctataatgataatgatgatcttTTAATTAATTTAAGAGATTTTAGCTGGACGATGTGGGATGAATCAATCAGTTGACCCACCCACTTTGACGGGTTGATTTATTCCATCATGTCTTCTATCATAGTTAGAGGTAGCAAATTTGACGAGTCAACCAATTAACAATTTTCTTTTGGACATGTTTTTCTTTTCCCATCTGACCTCTCAAATAAATTTCATAACTAATTGAAAATTCATCGATTAGGCCAGATACCGATGTGTCCATTTATGGATTTGCAGGCACCATATTCATGTTTTCATTGAATTTATTTTGCATCTTACGTGACAATCATTAAGTTTAAACGAATCTAATTTGTGGGTTGAACCAGATATTAACCCGGAAGATGAAGATGGAGCTTTTGCTTTAGTGAACTTGACACCGAAGTCACTGCAGGAACATGGTAAGGACCAAAAAACCATGGTCAAAGGGTCAGTTAAATCAGGGGTGGAGTATTTCGCATCTCGATCTTTTCAAGGtcttgatattaatagtaatagtaatgcaCCTGAGCCATTCATAATTGGAAGAACTGGTAAGGCTTCGGGTTACAACCATGAAACAAGTGAGCACCAGATATAAGTAAGCTGCCGTATTTGAATTTTGATTAGCATTAGCACATTGATTTAAATCAACCAAAAAAACCCGTTTGTTGTAATTCAGTTATGTCATTTTAATCAGTTGTCATTTATGGAGCCTTTTTATGTTACTGTTGTGAACTGGTTATCAGCTCGAAAAGGATGGCTGTAGCTAAAAATGAGCATCAGctataacagaaaaaaaaaatgactactaataatatttaggtttaaaAAGAGATCTTGAAGCATTTATTTAACAGAATAAGAAATTGATCAATAATCAAAGGATAGATTACAAGTTTTGTCAGGCGAATCCGTAATCACCTCACCTAATATTTCATAATAGAAACTGATGTTTCCGGTAACTAATCAATAAATATATCAACAAATGCATAATACAATAGGAAAAGCTAAATCTAGCCAAACATGTGGCAAAACTACCTACTCAAATCAACTTATGATTGGGTGTAAGAAAATCTCATGCATATCTTTTTTTGATTAACTCTCATTTTCAATCACGGGTAACGCCTCATTAAAGATGTCAGAAGCATTAGATCTTGACACCTCACATGTCACATCAATTTTTGAGCGTTAGTTTTTGGACACGCCCTTTTAAAAGTGGTCtaataatttactaaataaatttatgtattattgttTTGTTTGTGTCTCTAACATTTGTTTCATGTTTTTGGCGTGATATTGACCTTATTCATTGTCCAAAATGTCAAAACTAAAATCATAGATGAAAGATCTAAAAATGAACACGTCGTCAATCACTAGAAAACAGAAGTCAACAAATTTGACAAAGTCAACTTCATTGCAAAGTCAAACAGCACAAGGAGTGCAACTTTCCCATGTCCACTATCTCATTATCTCATATCCCTACACTGTTTGCACGCACATTATAAATCACCAAAGCCACCACAACAATTTATATAAACACATCCCACTAAAAAaccataaccaaaaaaaaaaaaaaaaaaaaaaaaacacaatgaAAACATTATCATCAATCTTGATCATAACTTCACTACTTTTCACCACAATTTTGACCGCAACTGCACAAAACTGCGGTTGTAGTCCGGACTTATGTTGCAGCCGGTACGGTTATTGTGGTAGCGACGAGGCGTATTGTGGTACTGGGTGCCAACAAGGGCCGTGTTTCGCTCCACCTCCTACAAATGACGTGTCAGTTGATAGTATAGTAACGGACACATTTTTTAATGGAATAATCGACCAATCGGATGCTAATTGTCAAGGGAGAGGGTTTTATACTCGAGCTACTTTTCTTGAGGCCATTGGAAACTATCCTCAGTTCGGTAGAGTTGGTTCTGAAGATGATTCGAGACGTGAGATTGCAGCTTTCTTTGCACATGTCACACATGAAACTGGACGCAAGATCACTAATCTTCTCATTGTATTATTTTTGTCACAATTTTATGCATTATTTGGGTGAAATAGTAACTGAAACACATACAATGTATATTATGCAAGGTAACTAACTTTTGTTCTGGTTGCCTAACATGGAGCCTATATAAAACTGGTACGACTCAATTAAGTTTGTTTGACAAAAACGCCTCTACATTTAAAACTTTGCTACATCAAAAGTTGTCAAATGACGAAAATTGCAATTAAAATTACTCGAATGGATCAAATTAAGCACGCTTTAAGCATTTGACAACTCTAGATGTAGCAAAAGTATAAACTATTAAGCCTCCatttatgtatatacatgtatattttaatCATCACGAGATAACCAATGGTTGTGGTTTTGATATACTCACAATAGGTCTCACGTTCAAACTTCACCAacgggcatatttggtttaataattcaaccatagaatgtagtttcgattacttgtgtctatttcgtaaaacagttataaaagcagcgtaaAACATTTGCTGtctaactacattctatggttcgtGCGGGTACCTCATATGGAAAAATCGAAACAAAAAGGTTTTCAAGAACAATTGTTGGAATCCACCGATGGCGCTTAACGAAATACAAACGAAGAGCTAGAAATGGATTGCGAAAAGATGTAAATTGTTATCGATTGATTGGAACACATGGCTAGTCAACCCAAAGCCTCTTATTTGTTAATTTATCTTTGTAAATTGTTGCGATATGGTGGATAGGAGTTATTCGACAGATACCACTCTTAGTATCCGATtataactcttgttgatgtatataGGTGCGAGGTGTATTGTACTCTTGCGTTATTATGTTAATAAAATTGTTttctgcctttcaaaaaaaaaaaaaaaaaaaaaaaaaaaactacattctatggttctaAATTAGCGAATTATTAATAAACATTATTGCTAGTTAATCTATATACACTAAATTTAATGTTAACAACATATCTTGGGCTGCCAGGATAAGGGTACAATCACGTGTTAACCTGTTTAGGGCGCGTATATTTGAGTAAAAATATTGGCCTATCCCGAGTAGTCTAAACGGGAAACTTTTTTTGTGTAAACAAGTGTTTCACAATTTGGATTTGTTTGCAAatttataaataacttctaatCAACAAACTAACTCTTAAAAATTTTCAATGCTTGAGCAGATTTTTGCTATATCGAAGAAATCAACGGTCCTTCAAAGGACTATTGCGACGAAAATAACACTCAATATCCATGTAACCCTGACAAGGGTTACTACGGGAGAGGTCCGATCCAACTATCATGGAATTACAACTACGGTCCAGCTGGTCAAAGTATCGGGTTCGACGGATTAAACAATCCTGAAATTGTGGCAACAGACCCAAACATTTCCTTTAGGACCGCGTTGTGGTTTTGGATGAACAATGTCCACTCGATAATAGTTTCTGGCCAAGGATTCAGAGCCACTATTCGAGCCATTAATGGAATGGAATGCGATGGCGGTAATTCGGCTACTGTAAGTGCTCGGGTAGGGTACTATACTCAATATTGTATCAACTTGGTGTTGCACCCGGTGATAACCTTCGGTGTTAGACTTTTAAATATTTAGTTTGATTGATTGATATCTAGAAAGCAATTATTGTGCAACTAATTTGATACATATCATATGTATTCTTTTCAATGTATCATTTGTATTATGTATGTGTTACACCAATTAGTTTGCCTGAaataattttaatgaaatttaaaatttaatatttaatataataatataatatataattataataataataattactatacgtGATTAAACTTATTTTATTCTACAATTGAATGGGCACTGCCAAATTGTCAAATCGAATATATACGATTAtggtaaaaaaaaaacaaaaaaaaaaaaaaaagattatggAAATCATCATAATAGATTTGAGTAACATTTGTCTACTAAATCAGATCCCTTGATTTCAGGGATCTAATTGTATCAGATCAAGTACAAATGTACAATAACAATTAATTGTGTTCAAAGTAAGAACATATCCTAATTGTATCAGATCAAGTACAATAACAATTATTAtatcgcttagagcctaaattgaactctaGGCACGatgtaaaacccatgaaaatttgattctaccattttcatggcgtctctgtttattttattttattttattttttattttcttatttattatttctactacgtattttttatatatttatctacTTATTTCATGctttttttttctatttatttaattttttttttagtttttttttctcatttttttttatggccggaggtcccctcgaaagcaatctctttacccgtcgaatagagagagggagacTTTCTTCGCTCTTGTGAGTGtttaactcggggtggagaaatgatttctctttattctaggatagaggaaggattgtctacatctcacctcccccatacgccATTCATATGGGATtaagtattgttgttgttgttgttgttgttgttgtaatagtGGGTTCAAGCCTCATTAGCATCCTATTTTGGGGTGATCCAAAGACGTAAAAACGATTTACCGGATAAGCCCATTTAGATGGATTGTAATCTTTTCTTGTTGTAAGATTACGATCAATCTATAAGATTACAATCTTGTGCGTGaaattgagtattgttgttgttgttataataTTTTCTTGTGTTTATATTTTTTCCCTCTTCTTGTTTAGGTGATTGTTAGGTTCTTGCTCGGGCAACGTTTTTAGCTTTGTTTGGTTGGATTTTGTGGTTTTGTTATCCTCTTGCTCCTTGGTATAAGTTGGTGTTCATCGAATTAATGAAGTGTACCTATATTAGTAATAAAGTTTTGTTTTttgcaaaaataaataaataaataaataaataagagaaGTGATTCTCATACATCACTTTTTAATTCATACACACTATTTTATATGAAATTTCAATCCTACCCTTATATTAGTCAACATTACTATCTTTGTCTTTATGTTAAAAGTAAAGGCAAACTTGTCAATTTATGTAAAACAAGTGTGTATGGATAAAAAatagtgtgtgagaatcacctcccaataaataaatatctatctatctatctatctatacattattataaagcgtgTGATATAAATCATACGTGTCAATTCCACAATTAAAGTTAATAAAATAATCATACGTGTCATTCTCTAATTAAACTACTCTTATGTGTCATTTTATTATCAAActgaattaaatattaaataatcataATCTATTTAtgtaaattatttttttattatttaaatttttgATGTATTTGTTGTGTTATAACTCCGTATTAAATAATAcggattatattattaatataaattaaatttaGTTTCCAATTAAGCTATTTAGTTTTCTATTGTTATCGTgtggtgatttttttttttttttttgtgtgccgCAAATACAAGAAATAAAATTTACCGTGTGCTATTTTTTAGCTATTGTTATGTGGTGATTCACGAGTTCAATATATTATGATGAGGTAATACTAATCGATCTCAGTTTGTTAATGAAAACTCAAAAAGAAATCTAAAGCTAGCTAAATATAATAAGAAAGGAAAAATTCCTAATCGTCCACAATATTAAATTTGTTGTGTATGGTAAAAAAGAAATATTCAATTCGATTATAGTTATACAACAAGGATAAAATACCCGCGCTACGCTGCGGTGTAGTTTTGGTTGGTTAATTATTGGTTAATTGAACGTTAAAAAACGATTAACGGTTTATTAATTGAACGTTTAAAAAATAAAGGAATGAAAAAAAGAAGTGAAACAAATTTGGTCAGTTAACGGTTGGTTAATTGAACAGTTAACAAAAAAGATTAACTTGAACGTTAAAAAAACCGGTCGGTTAAAAAAACGGTTAACAGTTGGTTAGTAAACATTTAAAAATAAAGGGAAAACGAAAGTgaaaaaagaaaatgaaaaaaataGTTAGAAAATAATGTTTAAAAGTGTCTAAAAAAAGGTTTTCAAATTACCCGTTAAAACAATCGGTTGGTTAAAAAAAGGTTAACGGTTGGTTAGTAAAACATTTAAAAATAAAGGGAAAACGAAGATGAAAAAAGAAAATAAACCAAAAAGTTAAAACATAATGTTTAAAAGTGTTTTAAAAAGGGTAGCAAATTACCCCGCAAGTTGAAGGTAATTACAACATTGCCATCGTGAATAAGGACCACATCTCACCATATTTAGTATACATAGATAATATTAGTGTACTTAAAGActtaaaaaaatttataaattgcTAACTTTAATTACACAATATTAgtgtaattgatattgatattattaattatacagATAAAATATGTGTATATCATACGGGCTTAGACCACATACATATTTAAAATAAGGTCTAATAACTTCTTAGCGAATTCATGA
Proteins encoded in this region:
- the LOC139862614 gene encoding uncharacterized protein, giving the protein MELESKYEVSRVAKFIHSNNFKRIGLQFPDELLKESTGVVRALRNELNENNVKDIGLYVMADTTYGSCCVDEVGASHINADCVIHYGHTCLSPTSKLPAFFVFGKAPIDVSNCANHLCNYALSSTKPVMVLYGLEYAHALQDIIEASTLETKNLCGDTSRIELYYADVMSQSMIPTESSGSSCIANGYCGDDVSRTYRIGGLVWKLEVDRNMEDYSLFWIGPDNSAFANAVLTFNGCDIVRYDATENQLLTDTSQQRRILKRRYYLVEKAKDAGIVGILVGTLGVAGYLSMIHQIKEMITKSGKKAYTLVMGRPNPSKLANFPECDVFIYISCAQTALLDSKEFLAPVITPFEAILAFNRGSEWTGKYVMEFQDLVVSTPSNVENQREEARFSFLQGGYIEDPDSQDINPEDEDGAFALVNLTPKSLQEHGKDQKTMVKGSVKSGVEYFASRSFQGLDINSNSNAPEPFIIGRTGKASGYNHETSEHQI